Within the Rhizobium grahamii genome, the region CGCTTGAAGACGCAACAATCAAAACTCCCACAGGACCTTCTCGATGACAGCAACGATCCTCGTCGCAGATGATGATGCGGCAATTCGTACAGTGCTTAATCAGGCCTTGAGCCGTGCCGGCTATGACGTACGCATTACCTCGAATGCCGCGACGCTGTGGCGTTGGGTATCGGCGGGCGAGGGCGATCTCGTCGTCACCGATGTCGTGATGCCTGATGAAAATGCTTTCGATCTTCTGCCACGCATCAAGAAGGCACGGCCGGATCTGCCGGTTCTCGTTATGAGCGCGCAGAACACGTTCATGACCGCGATCAAGGCTTCAGAAAAGGGAGCCTACGACTACCTCCCGAAGCCGTTCGACCTGACAGAGTTGATCGGCATCATCGGTCGGGCGCTGGCTGAGCCGAAGCGTAAGCCGGCGAAGCTTGACGAAGACATGCAGGATGGCATGCCGCTGGTCGGTCGCTCTGCCGCCATGCAGGAAATCTATCGCGTCCTTGCGCGCCTGATGCAGACCGACCTGACGCTGATGATCACAGGCGAGTCCGGTACCGGCAAGGAACTGGTGGCACGCGCGCTCCACGATTACGGCAAGCGGCGCAATGGGCCGTTCGTCGCCATCAACATGGCGGCCATTCCGCGCGATCTGATCGAGTCGGAGCTTTTCGGCCATGAGAAGGGCGCCTTCACCGGCGCGCAGACACGCTCCACCGGGCGTTTCGAGCAGGCCGAGGGCGGCACGTTGTTCCTCGACGAAATCGGCGACATGCCGATGGACGCCCAGACGCGCCTTCTGCGCGTTCTGCAGCAGGGCGAATATACGACCGTTGGCGGTCGCACACCGATCCGCACCGACGTCCGCATCGTTGCTGCGACCAACAAGGATCTGAAGCAGGCCATCAACCAGGGTCTCTTCCGCGAGGATCTCTACTATCGCCTCAACGTCGTACCGCTTCGCTTGCCGCCTCTTCGCGACCGCGCCGAGGATATTCCAGACCTCGTCCGTCACTTCATCCAGCAGGCGGAGAAGGAAGGTCTGGGCACGAAGCGTTTCGATCAGGAAGCGCTGGATCTGATGAAGGCCTATGCTTGGCCGGGTAACGTTCGCGAGCTTGAGAACCTTATTCGTCGTTTGATGGCGCTTTATCCACAGGACGTCATCTCCCGCGAAATCATCGAGGCAGAGCTTCGCTCCGACGTGCCCGACAGCCCGATCGAGAAGGGCCCGATCCCGAACGGCAGCATGACCATCTCCCAGGCGGTAGAGGAGAACATGCGCACCTATTTCGCAGGATTCGGCGAGAATTTGCCGCCTCCCGGTCTTTATGACCGCGTTCTGACGGAGATGGAGTATCCGCTGATTCTAGCCGCGCTGACGGCGACGCGAGGCAACCAGATCAAGGCTGCCGATCTGCTTGGTCTAAATCGCAATACGTTGCGAAAGAAGATCAGGGAGCTTGGTGTTTCCGTCTACAGAAGCTCCCGCAGCGCTTGACAATGTGACAAGGTGCGTTGCATTTTCGCCACATTGCGTTGCTTATAAGTCACGCAAGGGGTTGCGTTCCAGCGACTAGTCCGGCCTCCGAGGTTCTCGCTCAAAATTACTTTGAGCCGAGGCGGTTGCGCAGTTGCCCGATCCCACTTTGCGGGGTGCGGTGGTTGATCCGCCGTTAGGAGATGGGTCATGAAACAGGAAGCGGTACCGTCGGAAGACGAGTCGGTGACGACCGTAACCGATCGTCGCGCACTGTTTGCTCTTCCGGGTCTTGTTCTGGCCGGCGGCGCGCTTTTGTGCGCCACGCTGACGCTGTTCGTTCTTCTTGGCCTGACGCCCATCGCGCCAACGTCGCCTGTTGTCATCACGTCCGTCGTCATCAACTCGTTCTTCGTGCTTGGCCTGATGGCGCTGATCGGCCGCGAGGTGTCGCGGCTGCTCAAGGCCCGCAGACGCGGTCGCGCAGCGGCGCGTCTCCACATCCGCATTGTTGTCCTGTTCTCGATCGTCGCGATCACGCCGGCGATTCTCGTTGCGATTTTCGCAAGTATTACCTTGAACGCCGGTCTCGACCGCTGGTTCGCCCTGCGTACGCAGTCCATCATCAGTTCGTCCCGCAATATCGGGCAGGCCTACATGATGGAGAATGCCAGCTATCTGCAGGGTCAGACCGTCTCGATGGCGAACGACCTCGAGCGCAACCGCCAGCTCTTCAGCCTCGACAGGACCGGCTTTGCCGACATGATGACGCGGCAGGCGCGCGGGCGCGGTCTTCTGGGCGCCTTCCTGGTGAAGGCCGACGGATCAGTCATTACCCAGGCCGACATTCAGACGGAAAAACCCCTGCCTGCGATACCGCAGGATGCGCTGAACAAGGCTGCGGCCGGTCAGCCGACGCTCATTCCTCCGGGTGTTACGAACCTCGTCGGCGCCATCATCAAGCTTGAGGCGATCGACGGTGCGTTTCTCTACACCGTCCGGGCTGTCGATCCCAAAGTCATGACCGCCATGCGGATGATGGAGGAGAACGCCACCGAATATAAATCCATGGAGGCGGGTCGCTTCTCGCTGCAGATCGCCTTCGCGGTTCTCTACATCGGTTTTGCCCTGATCGTCCTGCTTGCCGCGATCTGGACGGCGATCGCTGTCGCCGACCGCATCGTGCGCCCGATCCGCCTGCTGATCACGGCGGCCGACAGCGTGGCTTCCGGCAACATGGACATCGTCGTTCCTGTTCATGCCGTCGATGGCGACGTCGCCAACCTGTCGCGCACCTTCAACAAGATGATTTCGGAAATTCGCACGCAGCGTGACGAGATTCTGGAAGCGAAGGACGAAGTCGACGACCGTCGCCGCTTTATCGAAGCAGTGCTGTCAGGCGTGACCGCCTCGGTGATCGGCGTCGAACACGATCGCCGGATCACCATTGTCAACAGTTCTGCGGAAGCACTGATGGCGTTGCCGGCATCGAAGATGCTGGGCATGCAGCTTTCCGAGATCGCGCCCGAGGTTGATCAGGTGCTGACGGAAGCTGCAGTCCGCTATCGCGGCGACTTTCGCAAGCAGATCGCCCTTGTGAGGGCCGGTACCGTCCGGACGCTGAGCGTTCAGGTGACGCGCGAGGAAGTCCGCGATATGAGCGAGTCCTATGTCATCACGCTCGATGACATCACCGATCTGGTGATCGCGCAGCGCTCGACGGCCTGGGGCGACGTCGCTCGCCGTATTGCTCACGAAATCAAGAACCCGCTGACCCCGATCCAGCTATCGGCAGAGCGCATCCAGCGCCGCTACGGCAAGCAGATCAACCCGGATGATCGCAGCGTTTTCGATCAATGCACCGAAACCATCATCAGGCAGGTCGGTGACATCGGCCGCATGGTGGACGAGTTCTCGTCCTTCGCTCGCATGCCGAAGCCGATCAAGGAGCCGAGCGACCTGCGCAAGATCCTGCATGACGCGGTGTTCCTGCGCGAGATGGGCAACAGCCACGTGACCTTCCTGCAGGAACTGGGCGACCAGCCCCTGGAAGGACAGTTTGACAGCCGCATGCTCGGTCAGGCGTTCGGCAATTTGATCAAGAATGCGGTGGAAGCGATCGAAGCCGTGCCGAGCGGTGAACGCGACGAGCGAAAGATTCTCGTCCGCGCCTCGCTCGATCAGCCGCGCGACCGCTTTACCGTCGACATAGTCGATAACGGTCGCGGCCTGCCGGTCGAGAACCGTCACAGCATTCTGGAACCGTATATGACGATGCGCGAGAAGGGCACAGGGCTCGGTCTGGCGATCGTGAAGAAGATTATTGAGGAACATGGCGGGCAGCTCGAGTTGCATGATGCGCCCGCCGATTTCGACGAGGGACGAGGGGCGATGATCCGCGTGCATCTGCCACGTTTGGAAGCCGCATCTTCGGCCCAGGTCGCAAGTGACAAGGAAAGTGTTTATGGCCTCTGATATTCTGGTCGTCGATGACGAGCACGACATCCGCGAGATTGTCTCCGGCATTCTCTCCGATGAAGGGCATGAAACCCGCACCGCACACGATAGCGATAGTGCTCTTGCGGCGATCTCCGACCGTGCGCCGCGGCTGATTTTCCTCGACATCTGGATGCAGGGCAGCAAGCTCGACGGCCTGTCGTTGCTGGACGAGATCAAGACGCGCCACCCGGATATTCCGGTCGTGATGATATCAGGCCACGGCAACATCGAGACCGCCGTTTCCGCCATCAAGCGCGGTGCGTTCGATTTTATCGAGAAGCCGTTCAAGGCCGATCGGCTGATCCTGATCGCCGAACGCGCACTCGAGAATTCGAAGCTGAAACGCGAAGTTTCCGAGCTGAAGCGCAAGGCGGGGGACCCGGTTGAACTCATCGGTACGTCGGTCGCGGTCTCGCAGCTTCGCCAGACCATCGAAAAGGTTTCGCCCACCAACAGCCGCATCATGATCTTTGGTTCGTCGGGGTCCGGCAAGGAACTCGTCGCCCGCATGATCCACAAGAAGTCGACGCGTGCGAATGGGCCCTTCGTGGCATTGAACGCCGCCAACATCACGCCTGACCGGATGGAAATCGCGCTGTTCGGTACTGAAGGCGGACCTGGCCAGGCGCGCAAGATCGGCGCGCTGGAAGAGGCGCATCGGGGCATTCTCTACCTCGACGAAGTCGGCGAAATGCCGCGCGAGACACAGAACAAGATCCTGCGCGTTCTCGTTGACCAGCAGTTCGAGCGCGTTGGCGGCTCCAAGCGGGTGAAGGTTGATGTGCGCATCGTGTCGTCGACAGCCTATAATCTCGAAAGCCGTATTGCCGAGGGCTGGTTCCGTGAAGATCTTTATCACCGTCTGGCGGTCGTACCGGTCAAGGTGCCAGCGCTTGCCGAGCGCCGCGAAGACATCCCGTTTCTGGTCGATCAGCTGATGCGGCAGATTTCCGAGCAGGCCGGTATCCGTCCGCGCCGGATCGGTGACGATGCGATGGCCGTCCTGCAGGCGCATGATTGGCCGGGCAACATTCGCCAGTTGCGCAACAACATCGAGCGGCTGATGATCCTGGCCCGTTCCGATGGCCCGGATGCGCCGATCACCGCCGAAATGCTGCCGACCGATCTCGGTGACATGCTGCCGAAGGTCTCTGCTAAGAACGACTACCACATCATGACGTTGCCGCTTCGCGAAGCGCGCGAGATGTTCGAGAAGGACTACCTGATCGCGCAGATCAACCGCTTCGGCGGCAATATCTCGCGTACGGCGGAGTTCGTCGGCATGGAGCGCTCGGCCCTTCACCGCAAGCTGAAGTCACTCGGCGTCTGATTTGAGGGCGGCGTCTATACGCCGCTCTCCATTCCTTGCTCCTATTTCCACATACAGGTCAGCAATGCCTCGAATAGCCTATGTGAACGGCCGCTACGTCACGCACTCCAACGCAATGGTCCACATCGAGGACCGCGGCTATCAGTTCGCCGATGGCGTCTACGAGGTCTGTGAGATCAGGCACGGCTATATCGTCGATCTGACGCGGCATCTGAACAGGCTGGAGCGGTCCTTGGGTGAGCTGCGCATCGCATGGCCGATGAGCCGCAAGGCGCTAGCCGGCGTTATCCGCGAGACGGTGCGGCGCAATCGGGTCCGCAATGGCCTCTTCTATCTGCAGGTCACGCGAGGCGTCGCGCGCCGGGACCACGTCTTTCCGGCCGAAGGAACGCCGCCTTCGCTTGTCATCACCGCAAAGAGCACCGATCCGTCGATCATCGCCCAAAAGAATGCGAACGGCATCAAGGCGATCACTGTTCCCGACAATCGCTGGGACCGGGTTGATATCAAGTCCGTCGGTCTCCTGCCGAACGCCATGGCGCGCCAGCAGGCGAAGGAAGCGGGTGCCCAGGAGGCAATCTACGTCGATGCCGAAGGCATGGTGAAGGAAGGCGCGGCGACCAACGTCTGGATCGTCGACCGCGACGGTACGCTCGTTACGCGCCCCGCCGAACACGGCATCCTGCGCGGCATCACGCGCACTACTTTGATCGATATCGGCGCCAAGCTCGGCCTGAAGATCGAGGAGCGCAAATTCTCGGTCGCCGAAATGCTCGCGGCGCGCGAAGTATTCATTACGGCGGCTACCAGCATCTGCTTTCCCGTGGTCTCGATCGATAGCCAGACAATTGCAAACGGCCATCCTGGCAGCGTCTCCCAGAAAATTCGGGAGGCTTTTTTCGACGTTGCGGAAAAGATTGCGATTTGATACCAAGACTTTCTGGGCAGATGGGATGAGGGTTGTCGGCTGCCTGCAGGCGAGGTTGATTAGTATTTCACCGGCGAAACCAAGCCGGCAATAAAGAAAGAAGCGGCGCGATGGCGGAACGTTCTCAGAATCTGCAGGACTTATTTCTCAATACTGTTCGCAAGCAAAAGATTTCACTGACAATTTTCTTGATTAATGGTGTTAAGCTGACCGGAGTTGTCACCTCATTCGACAATTTCTGCGTTCTGCTTCGCCGTGACGGACATTCGCAACTCGTGTATAAGCACGCAATCTCGACCATCATGCCCGGCCAGCCGATGCAGATGTTCGAAAGCGAAGAAGCCGCTTCCTAACAGGACCTGTAACTATCTCGACACGCGATACCAAGAATGATTCGATCATCCCGGAAGCAGCCAAGCACCGGGATGACATGCGCGCGACCGTTATCGTGCCTGTCCTCAAGCAGGCGCGTGGCGGCCGTAACGCCAGCGATGCAACGCCGGCTGTAACCCGTACCCCCGAAAGCCGTCTTGAAGAGGCGACCGGTCTCGCTCAGGCGATTGATCTCGATGTCGTCCATGGCGCCATCGTTCCGGTCAATGATCCGCGTCCGGCGACGCTGATGGGTACCGGCAAGATCGAAGAGATCAAGGCGACGCTCGATGCGAATGACTCAGGTCTTGTCATTGTCGATCACCCGCTGACCCCTGTGCAGCAGCGCAATCTCGAAAAGGAATGGAACGCCAAGGTCATCGACCGCACGGGCCTCATCCTCGAGATTTTCGGCCGCCGCGCTTCCACCAAGGAAGGCACGCTGCAGGTCGACCTCGCGCATCTCAACTATCAGAAGGGCCGGCTGGTTCGAAGCTGGACCCACCTTGAACGTCAGCGCGGTGGCGGTGGGTTCATGGGCGGTCCGGGTGAAACCCAGATCGAAGCCGACCGTCGCATGCTGCAGGATCGTATCATCAAGCTCGAACGCGAGCTTGAGCAGGTGGTCCGTACCCGCCAGCTGCATCGCGCCAAGCGCAAGAAGGTGCCGCATCCGATCGTGGCGCTGGTCGGCTATACCAACGCCGGCAAGTCGACGCTGTTCAACCGGATCACCGGGGCAGGCGTTCTGGCCGAAGACATGCTCTTTGCGACGCTCGACCCGACGCTACGCCGGATGAAGCTGCCGCATGGCCGCACGGTGATCCTGTCCGACACGGTCGGATTCATTTCGGACCTTCCGACCCACCTCGTTGCCGCCTTCCGCGCCACGCTGGAAGAGGTGCTGGAAGCAGACCTCATCCTGCACGTCCGCGACATGTCCGATGTCGACAATCAGGCGCAGAGCGCAGACGTGCTCCGCATCCTGAAGGACCTCGGCATCGACGAGGAAGAGGGCGACAAGCGGATCATCGAAGTCTGGAACAAGATCGATCGTCTCGAGCCTGAGGACCACGATGCCATCGTGCAGAAGGCAAGCGGTTCTGAAAACGTCGTGGCTCTCTCCGCTGTCAGCGGCGAGGGTGTCGATACGCTGATGGACGAGATCAGCCGCAGGCTCTCTGGCGTTCTGACCGAAGCAACCGTTCACCTGCCTGTGGACAAGCTCGCATTGCTTCCATGGCTCTACGATCACGCGATCGTAGGTAACCGCGAAGACAACGAGGACGGCTCGATCACGCTCGATGTGCGCCTGTCGGAAGCGGAGGCAGTTGAA harbors:
- the ntrC gene encoding nitrogen regulation protein NR(I), producing the protein MTATILVADDDAAIRTVLNQALSRAGYDVRITSNAATLWRWVSAGEGDLVVTDVVMPDENAFDLLPRIKKARPDLPVLVMSAQNTFMTAIKASEKGAYDYLPKPFDLTELIGIIGRALAEPKRKPAKLDEDMQDGMPLVGRSAAMQEIYRVLARLMQTDLTLMITGESGTGKELVARALHDYGKRRNGPFVAINMAAIPRDLIESELFGHEKGAFTGAQTRSTGRFEQAEGGTLFLDEIGDMPMDAQTRLLRVLQQGEYTTVGGRTPIRTDVRIVAATNKDLKQAINQGLFREDLYYRLNVVPLRLPPLRDRAEDIPDLVRHFIQQAEKEGLGTKRFDQEALDLMKAYAWPGNVRELENLIRRLMALYPQDVISREIIEAELRSDVPDSPIEKGPIPNGSMTISQAVEENMRTYFAGFGENLPPPGLYDRVLTEMEYPLILAALTATRGNQIKAADLLGLNRNTLRKKIRELGVSVYRSSRSA
- a CDS encoding sensor histidine kinase NtrY-like; the encoded protein is MKQEAVPSEDESVTTVTDRRALFALPGLVLAGGALLCATLTLFVLLGLTPIAPTSPVVITSVVINSFFVLGLMALIGREVSRLLKARRRGRAAARLHIRIVVLFSIVAITPAILVAIFASITLNAGLDRWFALRTQSIISSSRNIGQAYMMENASYLQGQTVSMANDLERNRQLFSLDRTGFADMMTRQARGRGLLGAFLVKADGSVITQADIQTEKPLPAIPQDALNKAAAGQPTLIPPGVTNLVGAIIKLEAIDGAFLYTVRAVDPKVMTAMRMMEENATEYKSMEAGRFSLQIAFAVLYIGFALIVLLAAIWTAIAVADRIVRPIRLLITAADSVASGNMDIVVPVHAVDGDVANLSRTFNKMISEIRTQRDEILEAKDEVDDRRRFIEAVLSGVTASVIGVEHDRRITIVNSSAEALMALPASKMLGMQLSEIAPEVDQVLTEAAVRYRGDFRKQIALVRAGTVRTLSVQVTREEVRDMSESYVITLDDITDLVIAQRSTAWGDVARRIAHEIKNPLTPIQLSAERIQRRYGKQINPDDRSVFDQCTETIIRQVGDIGRMVDEFSSFARMPKPIKEPSDLRKILHDAVFLREMGNSHVTFLQELGDQPLEGQFDSRMLGQAFGNLIKNAVEAIEAVPSGERDERKILVRASLDQPRDRFTVDIVDNGRGLPVENRHSILEPYMTMREKGTGLGLAIVKKIIEEHGGQLELHDAPADFDEGRGAMIRVHLPRLEAASSAQVASDKESVYGL
- a CDS encoding sigma-54-dependent transcriptional regulator; the protein is MASDILVVDDEHDIREIVSGILSDEGHETRTAHDSDSALAAISDRAPRLIFLDIWMQGSKLDGLSLLDEIKTRHPDIPVVMISGHGNIETAVSAIKRGAFDFIEKPFKADRLILIAERALENSKLKREVSELKRKAGDPVELIGTSVAVSQLRQTIEKVSPTNSRIMIFGSSGSGKELVARMIHKKSTRANGPFVALNAANITPDRMEIALFGTEGGPGQARKIGALEEAHRGILYLDEVGEMPRETQNKILRVLVDQQFERVGGSKRVKVDVRIVSSTAYNLESRIAEGWFREDLYHRLAVVPVKVPALAERREDIPFLVDQLMRQISEQAGIRPRRIGDDAMAVLQAHDWPGNIRQLRNNIERLMILARSDGPDAPITAEMLPTDLGDMLPKVSAKNDYHIMTLPLREAREMFEKDYLIAQINRFGGNISRTAEFVGMERSALHRKLKSLGV
- a CDS encoding D-amino-acid transaminase; the encoded protein is MPRIAYVNGRYVTHSNAMVHIEDRGYQFADGVYEVCEIRHGYIVDLTRHLNRLERSLGELRIAWPMSRKALAGVIRETVRRNRVRNGLFYLQVTRGVARRDHVFPAEGTPPSLVITAKSTDPSIIAQKNANGIKAITVPDNRWDRVDIKSVGLLPNAMARQQAKEAGAQEAIYVDAEGMVKEGAATNVWIVDRDGTLVTRPAEHGILRGITRTTLIDIGAKLGLKIEERKFSVAEMLAAREVFITAATSICFPVVSIDSQTIANGHPGSVSQKIREAFFDVAEKIAI
- the hfq gene encoding RNA chaperone Hfq, with the protein product MAERSQNLQDLFLNTVRKQKISLTIFLINGVKLTGVVTSFDNFCVLLRRDGHSQLVYKHAISTIMPGQPMQMFESEEAAS
- the hflX gene encoding GTPase HflX — translated: MRATVIVPVLKQARGGRNASDATPAVTRTPESRLEEATGLAQAIDLDVVHGAIVPVNDPRPATLMGTGKIEEIKATLDANDSGLVIVDHPLTPVQQRNLEKEWNAKVIDRTGLILEIFGRRASTKEGTLQVDLAHLNYQKGRLVRSWTHLERQRGGGGFMGGPGETQIEADRRMLQDRIIKLERELEQVVRTRQLHRAKRKKVPHPIVALVGYTNAGKSTLFNRITGAGVLAEDMLFATLDPTLRRMKLPHGRTVILSDTVGFISDLPTHLVAAFRATLEEVLEADLILHVRDMSDVDNQAQSADVLRILKDLGIDEEEGDKRIIEVWNKIDRLEPEDHDAIVQKASGSENVVALSAVSGEGVDTLMDEISRRLSGVLTEATVHLPVDKLALLPWLYDHAIVGNREDNEDGSITLDVRLSEAEAVELERRLGNGAKAAKEDWER